The Lycium barbarum isolate Lr01 chromosome 11, ASM1917538v2, whole genome shotgun sequence genome contains the following window.
ATGGATGCACGATGTACACTACATGACACACAAAATATACATAGACTATACATCGAGTATATACTTCTCATACACATTATAAGTAGTACCTGATTATACACTGAAGTCTATAGTATACACTCAAGGTGCATTGTGTATACACTACAAGGGCCATACTGATGTTCAGATTAGTAAAAATACTCCACTTTCGCGTGGTTCAGTTTTTCCAAGTATAAAGAAAAATGTGGAGTACTTAAAATTACTTATAAGATAGTTTCATTAAGGAACTAACTAAATACCATATTTGGGATGACAGGAATCACAAAACGCAGCAGGATTCATTCTGAGAACCCGAGTGCCAAATGAAGCAGAAAGCAGCAAAACCATATGGCACCACTGGAGGGGTAATTTGATCCAAGGTACAACATCATGCAATGTGATTCATTGAAGACCTGTACAATCACAAATGAATTAGTTTCTTTTCCTTAATAAAATTAACTAAATCacaaacaaaattttgaaaaCCTGCCTAGGAAACTGTTACACTGAATTTTCATCACAACCATCAGGATCAATTGACATAAAACCTTTTATGTGCATTAACTTAGACTACTAGTGCAACTAATGCAGAGATTACTACTTTGGACTAGTCTACGTACTCAGTGATATTCATATCTGTCCTATGGGCTTGTATTCTAGAAGGGCTCGTTAGGTTGCTCGTTAGAGAAGAGTTATTGACGTATTAAAAATATCATAACTTTATACATTGTTTGATTACAAAAATGGAAAAATTAATCACACATAAAATCAAGCATAAGTTATACAacgtttagttttttttttttccacataaTACATATCATTAATACAATGTTTGGTTCATGTTTTTCTTTTTCGCaaaactaatacatgtataagttatgagggaatatgtattattttatgcaggataAAGATGGaatataactaatacatgaataactaaaacCCTACATAACTAATACAGGTATAACTAATCCTTGCATTGCTAATACCTACATAACTCTAACCAACAACCAAACGACCCGCTATGGTGTAACGTATTGCAACGCAAGGAGACAAATCCATGTTCTTATTCAACTTATATACTACATGGATGAGAAAAGGAGGGATAGCTAAAGGAGTCACAGGAATCTATAGAAGCATGAAATATAAATTAGAAGAATTTAAGGTCAAGGAAAGATTTAACATACCTCAAGAGAAGGTGTATATCCAATGGCAATCAAAGATCAGGAGGGAATATAGAGAGCTTGAACCCGTTGTTTTTAGTCCCCTCTTGAGTTTGCTTGTCTTTTTTGACTTGTATCTCCCGGGCAGATTTTGCTGCTTTGGTGGAATTTTGCAACTCCATCACTTGGAGGCTACGTATATCAGCCAGGCCGATGGGAATTTCCTCAAGGTTATCGCAGCATATGAGAACAATGTGCTTAAGCCTTGGAAATTGATCAGTTGAGGCAGTCCATGAAGCTAAGTTTGTCCGTTCAATCGACAAAAACTGTAGGGAACGAAAGCCTCCGACTTTTGGCTCCCAACACTCCCCCTTGCATGCATTTTCTTTCAGTTTCAGAACTTCAAGGTATTCTAACTGCCCCAATATGGACATATCATCCCACTCCAACCAGGTATCTGATAAAGACAACTTCCTCAACTTTGTTGGAAAGATATATGCTTGAGGAAGAGACAATTGTTTCCCAGTTTGACGGCCATCATTTATCAGCTTCAGGTTTTCGAGGCAATGTAGCTTCGTAACGCTGTTGAACGATCCAGTCTTATTTGCTTCCAGCAGCAAAGCTAATTTCCCACGAATGCCCAGTTTTTTCAAATTTGGAGCCCTTGCAAACACTTGTTCTGTGCAACTTTCAGGTGAAATTGTGGAGAGAGTTTGTAGGCTTTGATTTACTAAAGCAACTTTATTACTTTTTGGGGCAGCAGGTGTAGGCAACTTAGCACAAGTGTTAGTGTGCAAATGCCTTAGTCGCGGGAGGCTCCATATATCTGCTTGAAAATCAAGAGTGCTTTGTTGTGTGTTAATGATGAGGGTTTGTATGTTCCAAAGTTCCCCAATGCGTTTTGGAACCTTGACCAAGTCAGAAGAGATAGCAATATACCTCAAGTGATATAACTGAAAGAACTCCTTGCAAAAGCGATTGAATTTGATGGATTCAACATCCAAAACCCTTAGCAATGGAAAGCCCTTTGGTATGACAGGGATATCAGCAGCAGGAATCTCAATATTTTTCGAAGAACAAGATAATAATGACCTGACATATTCACCAACGGGCTTTGTAGACAAAAATTCTAGAATTGAGGAATGAATAGACAAACGACGGTAGGTGGATAGTTCCCGTTTTCCAGGAAAAGATTGCTCAACACCTATTGTTACTTCTTGGAAAAGATTTTCCTCCTTTGTAGCTTCTTGCTTGCAAAACTCGTGCAACATGTCATGAAGACGACATGTTTTCGTTTGGCCATCAGATGTCCTTTGCATTATCATCACTAGATTTCTATTGACGAGATCGTTCAAGTAGTCCTCTGCTTTATATTCAAGTGGTAAGTTCCCTTTGTACTGGATGAACCCTTCAGCGATCCACATTCGGATCAATTTCCAAGCAGGAATCTCAAAGCCCTTGGGAAATGCACCACAATACAGAAAGCATGCTTTCAAATCGTAAGGCAAGCGATCATAACTCATTTGCACCAATTTATTACAATTCTCTGGATTGTCTTTATTTATAAGGTGTTCACCCACGCTCTGATCCACTTGTTCCCACTCCCTTGTTGTTTTGCCTTTTCCTATTAAAGCTCCAGCAATCACCACAATTGCAAGGGGTAATCCCTTACATTTTCGGGCTATGCTTTGTCCAGGTCTTCCTAATTCATCAGGACATTTATCCTTTTGAAAAACTTTTTTCTCTAGTAAAATCCAACTTTCTTTGGCAGTTAAAAACTTCAAATTGCGAGGGGTATCATTGCAGTGTTTAGCAACTTTACTATCTCGAGTAGTCAACAATACCCTATTGtatttattgttgtttgggaaaGCAATCTTGATGCGTTCCCAAGCTTCTGTAGACCATACATCATCCAAGACAACCAAGTATTTTCCTCCTTTTCCCAAAAACCCTTGTATTGTGTCAGCTAAATCCTCCTCACACATATCATGATACTGTTTAGTGTTCCGTGTGAATTTACTGATGATGTTGAGAAATAATTCTCTTCTCCTGTAGGATTGAGAAACATAAACCCAAATACGAGTAAAGAACTCGTATTCAATTTTAGAATGCTTGTAAATCTTGTTCGCTAGGGTAGTTTTGCCAAGTCCAGGCATACCAACAACTGGTATAACCACTAGATCGCCTGACCCTTGAAGAAGACGGTCGATTACCTTGTCTGCCTCCTCGTCAAAACCCACAACAGCATCTTCCTCTACCACCGGAGGCTTTTAAAATAAAGAAGATAAGGATTAGAACTATGAAATTATATATCATTGACTACCAAAATCttcaaaaaaattcttttgtaCAATTTCACAGCTTACCTAGACATAAATCACAAGTTAACTTGATTTATGCACTGTTTAACCAGAGTTGTTCTGAAAACTTCATTTTATTTAGACAAGCAAAGGCAAAATAAAAGCATCACTTTTGATTTCCTCGTATGTTGTTGTAACTATTGTAAGTTTCTAACATTTGGTTCATCAAGTTACAGTTTTTATAAGCGAAAGACGAAGCTGTGTCCCCACTAAAAATATCATTCCGGTATTTCAATTACAGGATTTTGGATTTTGGTCTATTAGTTTCCTTTGTGGGAGAGTgacgtatatatacataagaatagggtatatttacaaaatatgatggtacttttcagtttacaaaatataacaatagatttcttacaaaacatatatGAATATTTTCGCTCAAGGCATAAAAGTTTCGCTCAAgatttgtgtatgaaatgtgtatatcttgctcaaggcttaaaaatttcgcgcaatattttatgtatgaaaaatgtatatctcgctcaaggatTAGAATTCTCATAATTTTCGTGTTTGAAAATTGTATAAAAatggtatgaaatatgtatgtaagtatataaaatataacaacattgtatacaactttcatacacatTTAATACAATTTTAAATCTCGCTTCGAAATGCATatgaaatttaatacaactacaataacattgtatacaactttcatacaatattaatACAAATTTAGTACAAATGTTTCTTCTTGTTAAATGTACAGAAAGAGAATTAACACTAAAAAGCTAATTTACATCTCCATTTCTCTGATTTGTTGAGCAGTGTGTCTCTGATTTACGGGTCGGAGAGAATAACATTTTAGTAGGATTAAAACTCATAAATGTAAGAAAGATCCAAAAATCAATAAATTCAAACAAAAAACTGCTATGTCAATTCAACTGAAACAGTAGATCTAATCTAGAATGGTAGCAAAAATGGAGAACGCAAGGAGAGGATGGGACGTGAAGGAGGACAACAATGCCCTATATATAAAAATGGACATGCCTGGGCTTCACAAGGAGTACGTGAAGGTGTCAGTGGAGGAAAACAACATTGATAAATATCAAAGGAGAAGGCGAGAAAGAATCGGAAGACGAAGAGTATAGAAGCAGGTATTCAACTAGGCTGGAAATTCCTCAAAATTTGTATAAATTGGATGAGATTAAGGCAGAGGGAAGGGCTGAGCTTTTTAATTTTCCAGATCCGTTATATTTTGTAATTATGTTGGTATGGtttataaataagaaaaagtTTGTAATATAGAATCTTAAGAGTATTATTAGGTTATTTTCCCTTAGTTTATAGCTCTGATAGagccttgaatttatgttatgtGCCAATTATAAGGCAGGGGTATATTAGTCATTTTACATTGAAGAGTTAGTTAGACTGGTTGTTAGGAGTTGGTTACACTGTAAGTAAAACAGTTAGAGGAATTAACAGCTCGATAATCCTTATACATAGGAGAATTGTATTCTAGTTCATTCATTGATGAAATAATAtgttcttcttcctctttctatACTCACAATCTCAATTTTCCTAATTTCTATACACGGTTCAGAGGCTATTCTTCTCATTAGCTTCTTAGGTTACGGATTTGTGCTTGAATTCTTTAAGGACTTAACGATTTATTGGTCAAGATCAAGACTCTTTTGTTTAATCACTCTTTACCATTATTTCAAAAGGAAGACGAAAGAGTTGTTAAGACGTGTTAAAAAAGCAGATTTGAATAATAACTAGTACTCACTACTCAATTATAAACTGCCGCACCCAAATGAAAACATATGGGGCCCAAATAAgcagagaaaatgatcaaaatggtcctcAAACGTAGGCTTTGATTCCATTTGGTCCATTACATATAAACATGATAAAAAAGATCCTTATGTTGTGAACtggaagttcccacatcgctcgcacacgggattgtgtgcgtgcttataagcagggcctgaagcctttacttgtagacACGCATAAAACCGTGAGGGAGCCTGAAGTCTCCCAAAGCGGACAGTCTCTAAGAGCTAATGGTGCCTAGTGGCCCTCAACCTCCTAGACGCGCATAAAACCGTGAGGGAACCTGAAGTCTCCCAAAGCGGACAGTCTCTACGAGCTAATGGTGCCAGGTGGCCCTCAACCTCCTGGACGCATTTTAAAGCCGTGAGGGGCTGAGGCTCCAAAGCGGACAACATCTACAAGttgtttataacacgttatcagcacgatgctcgcgatgggagggtgtgttgtgaactggaagttcccacatcgctcgcacacgggattgtgtgcgtgcttataagcagggcctgaagcctttacttgtagacGCGCATAAAACCGTGAGGGAGCCTGAAGTCTCCCAAAGCGGACAGTCTCTACGAGCTAATGGTGCCTGGTGGCCCTCAACCTCCTAGACGCGCATAAAACCGTGAGGGAGCCTGAAGTCTCCCAAAGCGGACAGTCTCTACGAGCTAATGGTGCCTGGTGCCCTCAACCTCCtggacgcgttttaaagccgtgaggggCTGAagctccaaagcggacaatatctacaagTTGTtacgagcgatgtgggaacttccagttcacaacacaccctcccatcgcgagcatcgtgctgataacgtgttataaaataaaactatgaagtaaatacacagaagaaatatgtagagagatatcagattatattacttctgctcactcaacattgcatctgtgcatcatatttataggagcaacatacaaaggatTAACATATTTAATTgacatgggatattttgggatatttataacttaatggatatccactacttgggatatttttaacactcccccttggatgtccattaatagatgatgtacctcgttaaaaccttattaaaaaaaaaaaaccctgtgggaaaaagtcctaatgaagaaaaaaaagtgcacatatctagaaatacgctttgagagctgcctcattaaaaaccttaccaagaaaacccaatgggacaaaacttggttaaggaaaaaagagtacaacacgtatttcactccccctgacgaagaccaagattcagatgtcggagtcttcgcattccaatcttgaatatcatcttctcaagagttgaagttggcaaagatttagtgaacaaatctacaggattgtcacttgaacggatttgttgcacatcaatatcaccattcttctggagatcatgtgtgaaaaataactttggtgaaatgtgctttgttctatctccttttatgaaacctccttttaattgagctatgcatgcagcattatcttcatataatactgtgggtatttttgtatcacacttcaagccacatctttctctgatgaaatgtatcactgatctcaaccacacacattctctacttgcttcatgaatagcgattatctcagcatgatttgaagaagtagcaacaatggactgcttggtcgatcgccatgatatagcagtacctccgcatgtaaacagatagcccgtttgagatcgagctttatgtggatcagataaataacctgcatctgcataaccaacaagatctgtactacctttgttagtataaaacagactcatatcgctagttcccttcagatatcgcaatatatgcttaatcccgttccaatgcctcccgtgtaggagaagagctatatcttgctagcaaattaacagaaaatgctatgtcaggtcttgtagcattagcaagatacataagtgcacctattgcactaagatatggcacttcaggaccaagtagctcttcgttttcttcctgaggtcggaacggatctttgctcacttcaagtgagcgaacaaccataggagtacttaaaggatgcaaattgtccatgtaaaaccgatttaaaactttctcagtataggcagattgatggataaagatcccttttgcgaaatgttcaatttgcagaccaagacagagttttgtctttccgagatctttcatctcaaattctttcttcaaatattcaatcgccttttggagctcttctggagttccaatgaggtttatgtcatcaacataaacagcaagtataatgaaccctgattttgttttcttaataaaaacacatggacaaatggcatcatttatatatccttcatttatcaagtactcacttaggcgattataccacatacgccctgattgttttaaaccatataatgatctttgtaatctgattgaatacatttcccgagactttaaaccaaatgcttcaggcattttatatccttcaggaattttcatataaattgcattatcaagtgaaccataaagataagctgtaaccacatccataagatgtatttcaagggtttcatagacaactaaacccatgaggtatcgaaatgttatagcatccataactggtgaatatgtttcttcatagtcgacgtcgtgtctttgagagaatccttgagcaacaaggcgtgctttgtatcgcacaatttcatttctctcatttcttttccgtacaaagacccatttgtgaccaactggttttttacaccattaggcgtttggactacaggtccaaaaacctcacatttagcaagtgaattcaattctgattgaattgcttcttgccattttggccaatcatatcttcgtcgacattctccgACAGATTGAGGTTCTTGATCCTCACTGCCttttataatatttagtgcaacattatatgcaaaaacactattcaccacaattttcgaacGATTCAAGTTGTCCTCATCACCAGTAAAACTTAATGATAGTTCTTCACTCACTGaagtctcgggtttgctgatttcttcaggaatatcagaattaatcagatcttgaatctcttcatgagatcctttcatagtgtcattctgatcattgtttgtatttctttttcttggatttttatccttggagcccaatggcctaccacgcttcaggcgtggatgagattcagaggctatgacactagtagattgtccctttggaacatcaattcgaataggcacattctctgcagggatatgcgacttagttattcttttcaaatcagaaaatccgtctggcatttgatttgctattttctgtaagtggatgatcttctggatctcctgctcacatataggggtacgtggatcaaaatgagatagtgatggaactctccacgcaatttctcttttgatttcttttctctctccccctaattgtgaaaaatttgtttcatcaaatcgacaatctgcaaatcgggcagtgaataaatctcccgtcaatggctcaagatagcgaataatggagggtgattcaaacccaacatatattcctaaccttctttgggggcccatcttagtgcgttgtggtggtgctacaggcacatatacaacacagccaaagattcggagatgagcaatatttggttcatgaccaaatactaattgtgacggggagtatttattataatgagtcggtctaagacgaacaagagatgttgcatgtaaaatagcatgaccccagacggttgtaggcaaccgtgttttcataagtaatggtcttgctatcaattgcacacgcttaataaatgactcagcaaggccattttgggtatgaacaggtgctacaggatgttcaacctttatcccaactgataaacaataatcatcaaaagcttgggatgaaattctccagcattatcaagacgtatagcctgaagtgtgcccttaagcgtattatttgtgccaataatttcgcaaacgtcaggttgcgagacgatatgaggcacacatgagaccatctcgaagacgcatctattagaaccataaaatatctgaatgacccacaagatgggtgaataggtccacatatatccccatgtatacgatctagaaaagcaggagattcaatgtcaactttcagtggtgatggcctggttatcaatttgccctgatgacaagcgacacatgaaaattcactactttcaagaatcttcaggttcttaagtggatgcccttttgaattttcaataattcgtctcatcattattgatccaggatgacccattcggtcatgccaaagcacaaaagttcctgaatcgttaaacttctggtttacgattgagtgtgcttccactgtactaatttctgcatagtacaggccagaagacaaagttggtaatttctccaaaacatatttctggccggagacattctttgtaatgataagatattcatcatttgtttcatttaatgtctcgacgtgatacccattacgacggatatctttgaaactcaacaagtttcgtggggatctagaagagaataatgcatcttctataacaagtttcgtccctttaggtagaaatatagtagctcttccggagccttcaattaatttcgaattgccagaaattgtattaatatttcccctttttctacgcaagtgagaaaagtatttctcatctttgaatatagcatgcgttgttccactatcaatgttatatcccgtatctcATACATTCGGATAATCCGAGAAAGtcgtgacaagttaaggacaagatcattttcaagaattattttaatgtacgagtggttaggaatattatttatgaacattggtggtatgaaaatattgggagaggccaagggtaaaaagagaaatttgcaaaatgaccaatggaaataatgtggaagactaagggcaagatggtgatttcacaaaattctagaaaaagaggagaaaagaaaaaaataagcaaagatgacaaataagtcatcttttgccaccattcaagaaaattctagaggaaggcatgtgccatgcacatgaccctttaatatATGGCACATGGATGAGAAGAATTCATCACATTGCCATTTGGAAAATTCAAGAACTtgagagaaagaacaaaaaaaaaaaagatgaaggagaaagaaggggagtttcggccaagaggaggggATTTCATCCCcatgaaatcttgtcccaaaaatttatttcttcatgcatttctactaactcaaggatgactctactcttagaaatccgagcttatgtttgaccctttttcattcagtgtaattgaattaggcatattatgtttagttgaaAAAGTTAGTTTGAATATATGTAACTTTCACCAACGGAactggattgccctgaaactttcgtagatgaccttataagaccaaatgtttatagttttgcgtatgtcacctcgacttgacccaaggtgggcccacaacccccgagacctatttgtattgttttatttgccctatttccgtacgataattaagggaaactttggCTAATGTTCCGAGTTTGTTATAAGTACCTAGTAACTCAGATAC
Protein-coding sequences here:
- the LOC132616836 gene encoding putative late blight resistance protein homolog R1B-14 isoform X2, with the translated sequence MLRSPVHSKSSCSTKVKLQRVSGEAENLLTDLNEFNAFLKQAAKCRSENEVLKELVKKIRTVVNSAEDAIDKLVIEAKLHEDKGVVKYVDIAHYKRVRDVAVEIRGIRERVKAMRQENAHGLQALQDEDPFAVEERKPPVVEEDAVVGFDEEADKVIDRLLQGSGDLVVIPVVGMPGLGKTTLANKIYKHSKIEYEFFTRIWVYVSQSYRRRELFLNIISKFTRNTKQYHDMCEEDLADTIQGFLGKGGKYLVVLDDVWSTEAWERIKIAFPNNNKYNRVLLTTRDSKVAKHCNDTPRNLKFLTAKESWILLEKKVFQKDKCPDELGRPGQSIARKCKGLPLAIVVIAGALIGKGKTTREWEQVDQSVGEHLINKDNPENCNKLVQMSYDRLPYDLKACFLYCGAFPKGFEIPAWKLIRMWIAEGFIQYKGNLPLEYKAEDYLNDLVNRNLVMIMQRTSDGQTKTCRLHDMLHEFCKQEATKEENLFQEVTIGVEQSFPGKRELSTYRRLSIHSSILEFLSTKPVGEYVRSLLSCSSKNIEIPAADIPVIPKGFPLLRVLDVESIKFNRFCKEFFQLYHLRYIAISSDLVKVPKRIGELWNIQTLIINTQQSTLDFQADIWSLPRLRHLHTNTCAKLPTPAAPKSNKVALVNQSLQTLSTISPESCTEQVFARAPNLKKLGIRGKLALLLEANKTGSFNSVTKLHCLENLKLINDGRQTGKQLSLPQAYIFPTKLRKLSLSDTWLEWDDMSILGQLEYLEVLKLKENACKGECWEPKVGGFRSLQFLSIERTNLASWTASTDQFPRLKHIVLICCDNLEEIPIGLADIRSLQVMELQNSTKAAKSAREIQVKKDKQTQEGTKNNGFKLSIFPPDL
- the LOC132616836 gene encoding putative late blight resistance protein homolog R1B-14 isoform X1 encodes the protein MADIAVNFLVENLMQLLRDNAELLICVKGEAENLLTDLNEFNAFLKQAAKCRSENEVLKELVKKIRTVVNSAEDAIDKLVIEAKLHEDKGVVKYVDIAHYKRVRDVAVEIRGIRERVKAMRQENAHGLQALQDEDPFAVEERKPPVVEEDAVVGFDEEADKVIDRLLQGSGDLVVIPVVGMPGLGKTTLANKIYKHSKIEYEFFTRIWVYVSQSYRRRELFLNIISKFTRNTKQYHDMCEEDLADTIQGFLGKGGKYLVVLDDVWSTEAWERIKIAFPNNNKYNRVLLTTRDSKVAKHCNDTPRNLKFLTAKESWILLEKKVFQKDKCPDELGRPGQSIARKCKGLPLAIVVIAGALIGKGKTTREWEQVDQSVGEHLINKDNPENCNKLVQMSYDRLPYDLKACFLYCGAFPKGFEIPAWKLIRMWIAEGFIQYKGNLPLEYKAEDYLNDLVNRNLVMIMQRTSDGQTKTCRLHDMLHEFCKQEATKEENLFQEVTIGVEQSFPGKRELSTYRRLSIHSSILEFLSTKPVGEYVRSLLSCSSKNIEIPAADIPVIPKGFPLLRVLDVESIKFNRFCKEFFQLYHLRYIAISSDLVKVPKRIGELWNIQTLIINTQQSTLDFQADIWSLPRLRHLHTNTCAKLPTPAAPKSNKVALVNQSLQTLSTISPESCTEQVFARAPNLKKLGIRGKLALLLEANKTGSFNSVTKLHCLENLKLINDGRQTGKQLSLPQAYIFPTKLRKLSLSDTWLEWDDMSILGQLEYLEVLKLKENACKGECWEPKVGGFRSLQFLSIERTNLASWTASTDQFPRLKHIVLICCDNLEEIPIGLADIRSLQVMELQNSTKAAKSAREIQVKKDKQTQEGTKNNGFKLSIFPPDL